The sequence TTATAGGTACTATGCTCTTTGGTTGATTTCAAAGTTGGGCTCTACGTGTTGAGCTGTAGTACCAAGTTACAATTTTATTCTTGGGTCAGGCAGACATGTTGACCATGAGCTATCTGGTTATCCTCATTTATAGTAGGAAAATTTTCGTTGCTATACCATATAGGAAATTATATTACGAAAAATGTCCATAGTTTGCAAATTATCCGCTCTGCTAACAGTTTATCTACAAAATATAAACAAATCATTAAAAACAGAATCCTGTTAGCTGTACAATTCCTTTAATAGGCGCGCGAATGTTGGGATATTAACGATTCTTCCAGATTTTATCAAACGCAAATCTCGCTATTAAATTTCGCCCGTTTCTCTCCAAAATTCACTACTCTATTTTTACGACAATACTCTGTTTCACTGGTTTTTCTAATTTCACAATTCAAAAGCGACTAAATTAGCTACAATTCTTCTGTAACAAccgcaattatgtcgaaaatctcAATTATGCTTCAACTGAATAGGAATTGGGATAACTATGGGAGATATAGAGACTTTCAGGTCGATGGAATTGTAGTCGATGAGGATGCGAGTTATAGCCTATTGAATTCTACAATAGCAGAGCATCTAATGATAGATACATccgaaaaaataatagaaatcaaatacattgtcaACGAACATTGTCCTCCAATGAAAATTAGGAATGATATGGGTGTTTGTGTATACATGGagacgaaaaaggaaaacaaaagctTAGGGGCCTATCCGCTATATATAACAATACGTGATTTCAATTTGGAATTGAGTATCACCAATTCAATCACAGTTGCAGGTTTGTTCTGTAATATTACTATCGAATTTTGGTTGTATATTACTTTTGGTCATATTAGCTTCCTTGTTTCCTATGAGCTCCTtaaagtctctctctctctctctctctctctctctctctctctctctctctctctctctctatatatatatatatatatatatatatatatatatatatatatatatatatatatatatatatatatattagtgttCAATTTCATTCTATCTACAATATTTCTACAATAAAATCACATATCATTTGTAGCTCAATATGAAATTCAGAATTTCAATATGTCTACAAATtaactacaaaatatctacaaaaaaTAGTTCATAACAGTATTTGGCTTTATTTTATTGCAGGTTCATCTGGAACACTGAAGTTAATTGATATTCCAAAATCTCCGGCGATAGTGGAATATGAAagtataataataacagaaagTACACCAAATGTTATTGAAGTAGGCCAAATATACCAAGATAAGCAAACAATTGCAAGTGCAATGAAGCACTATTCTGTCATGAACAAGTTTCAATTTAGGGGGAAAAGATCTAGTGCTAGAAGGTAGGAACATTGCACttgcaattcttttttattttgtagtttatttgtaaCTTTTTACTTCTTCAGTTTTTTTTTTGGTGATATTATTTAACAAAATTGTAGATAGTTTGTAGTTGTTTTGTACATAAATTGTAGAATATGATCTTTTATGCTACAACTATTTTTTATCTAAATTTTTTATAACAGTGtttaaattgtttttattttatagCTACTGGCTGGTGTGTGTTGGTGAAAACTGTACATGGCACTTCAAGGCAACTAGCATAAATGATTATGCAATGTTCAAGGTTAGAACATTCAACAGCTTGCACACGTGCTCTTTGATGGACAGTACATTCATACAATGCAAACCTACTGCCATGGTAGTTGGTAGCATAGTTATTCCAAAATATGCTAATCCTAAGACAATTTACACACCAAAAGACATACAAACTGATATGTTGTCTGAACATGGCGTGAACTTAACATACATGCAAGCTTCGAGAGCAAAGAAAAAAGCTTTGGAGGTTTTGAGAGGTCATCCTGCTGACTCCTACAACAAATTACCTAGCTATTTGTATATTCTGGAGAAGACTTATCCGGGATCTGTAGTTAAATTGAAGAAGATGGACGATGACTGCTTCTTGTATGCATTTGTTGCGATTTGTACATCAATGTGGTTGGGAATATTGTAGGCCAGTTGTAGTAGTTGATGGGACCTTCTTAAAGTCAACATACAAGGGAATAATGCTAGCAGCTAGTACAATGGATGCAACATGCATTGTAGTTTTATTGTAGACATATTGTAGCTTGTCTATTTTTTGTAGTACTTGTAGATTTATTGTAGATATATTGTTGAAAAGTTGTAGTTTGTATGTATATGTCTTCCTCTACATTTTTCCTGCAGCAAATTAATTGCTTTTTGCCACATAATGTAGGTACCATATTACCGTTGGCATATGATGTTGTTGATTCAGAAAATGACGCATCATGGAAGTGGTTTTTTGAGCAATTCAAACATGCATATGGTGAAAGACCAAATATGTGTGTTGTTTTAGATTGAAATGAGAGTATTTTGAAGGCAACATCTATTGTTTATCCGGCATGCCACATTATTCTTGCATGTGGAatatttggacaaatataaggGCAAAGTTCAAGAAGGGTCATCTAAAGTTAAGCGAATTGTACTTTGCCACGGCACGATCATACACgcttgatgaatttaatgaaaggatgtcaaagattgaagatatTAACCCGCGTGTTAAAGCATACTTATACGATATTGACTATCATAGTCCATAGATGGTCTTGAGTACATGCTACGGTGAACAGAACTTGGACTATGACATCAAACATTGCAGAGTCATTGAATGATGTAACAAAAAATGCAAGAGAGCTGCCGATAGTAGAACTATTAGAGTATATGAGGAATCTTCTTGAACGTTGGACTAATGAAAAGTTATTGAAAGCAAAGAGTACATTCACATACCTTGGGTTTAAATTCAACAAAGAGTTGGATGACAACAGAACATTGTCGTACAAGCTTAGAGTAAGATATGATCATTTATTGCatcaaaataaattattaaaacaaaatatagataatttgtagatattttataTTTAATAGTATATGAATTGTTTTTTGTTTGTAATGTAATTGTAGGTGAGGGCTTCAAAAGACTACATCCATACAGTATTAGATGGTGTGATGCACTATATTGTTTGTCTTGAAAACAAGAGATGTAGTTGTGGCCAATTCCAGCTTGAAGAACTTCCTTGTCCACATGTTTTGGCTGCTTTAAGATATAGGGATGAGTCTTTTGAACAATATCGTTCTCCTTATTACACAAGGGACAACCTCTTGCGTACTTATGAAATACAAGTAAATCCCCTACCTGATGAAAGCAAATGGAATGTGCCACAACATATAACTGAAGAAGTTGTAAATCCACCTTCGGGTGGGAAAAGATAGCCAGGAAGACCTCAAAAACAAAGATACAAAACATATGATGAAGTAAATTCAAAGAAGTACAAGGTTTCATGTGGCAACTGCGGAGtagaagggcataacaaaagatcttgcaagaatgctcccaaaaataaataaaattttatgtagtaaactgaatttttcataaaaattgtTGATGAATTCAGGAGAATTATATTTGATGTATAATAGTTGAGGCACCTTCAACTCTTAATGTAGTTAGTTTGAAATTGTTTTGTCTAATTAGTATTCTGTATTGATTTAATACTTTCATAGCTTGATTGGTTTGTGAATGATTTCTATATATGTAGTACACAATTGTTTTATTATCTCAAGCACCCATCGATAGTTGTTCTTGTCCTTCTACAAGTTATCTataaaaaaactacaaaataactacataATCTGGAGTTGACAGACTAActacataataattaagttgaaaagGAATTAACTAGTAACAATAATTCGATCAAGTATTGTTTACTTTTAACAAGTGAATATAAAAATAACAGAATGTTTCCCGATTCATCGAACTAGTATActggataaaataaaaaaaacaaagggCAAAATAATTGTAGCACAAATCTGCTACAATTAAACTTCAATAATCTTGTTCATAAACTTGTCTACTATCTTTCTACAAAACTAGTTGCACACAATTTAACTACATGTTTCATACAAAAAATTGCAactaattcttcttcctcaagacTTGTGTTTTCTCGTTTCACAACTGGTGTGTCTTTTTTCCTTGCTAATCTGCCAGTCACCTCACTTTCACTAATTGCACCATTCTCTTGTTTCTTCCTAGCATAGTCCTACTGTAGCGCTCCATAGCGTCTACAACGTTGATCAATATCAAAAAGGTCATCCGCAAGAACTGCTAGTTCTCCAATGCTGACATACTCTGCAAAGGCAGCAACAATACACCACTGTCGCTGCAAAATAAAAAAGTGTCAATATTTAGCAAACaatgaacaaaaaaaatattaaataaatagaaAGAAATAAGATTTTTCATACAGTGATCCTTCTTTTTGCTGTGTATCTCTCCGACTATCTACTGAATGTCTATAGGATCGGTAACAACTTTTTCAATGTATGCCTTTGTGTTCTTGAAGTTGATATCTGAACGCTTGCCATAAAAACCGGTGCATGACAAGTAAAGGGGGATCATAACAGAAAACTTGGTGACTACAGATTCAACAATAGAGTGATTATGTGAGGAGACCATAGAATCATACACATAAAGAACCTTATCTGCAATGTCAAAAACAACTAACACCTAGTGAAATTTCTCTACAATGTTGACGAGTATGATCACATAATTAACTAGATCCCATGCAATATTTGCGAGTAATCTGTACCCCAATATGTATTCTGCTACGGCGTCCTGGGGTTTGACAACAACAAACTTCTTTTCTTGAGGAGAATTGATGAACTTATTATAAATTTGTTCAATTCTAGTCTTGAACATACAATCAGTGGTAGTAAACCTTATCTTGTTGTGGGGTCCATACTTTCCTCTTTTCCTCAAGTAGTACATTATAACATCAATGTGCTGCAACAAAAACAGATTGCATTTAATTTATTCCTTTTGGTAATTATCTACAAAAAATCTACAAAATAACTAAAATCGCATTAAATTATCTACAGAATATCCACAGAAAAACTacaattttatttgattttaatcaTTATTACAAATTTTCTACAATATATATACAAACTAAGTACAATTCCGTTTGATATTAGTCATtaatacaaaatatctacaatatACCTACAATTCAGTTTGTTGTTAAGCATTTATACAGATTATCTCCAATATATCTACACAATAACTACATATACTGGAGATGGCACTATAACAGTGTTATAgatacaaataaagaaaaaattcaacaaaataaCTACATATTTTGAGTATGAGTTTACCGTGTGGCTGAGGACTTGGTCGGGGTGTGCCATATTATAGAACCACTCCTTCTTATCAACCTTTTCCACTCCAAGATCAAACCATGGCTTAATTTGGTTATCCTTTATATAATACAGAGCCTTCCTCCTATTTAAACaaatagaaattaaaataaatttgttGAATGAAGTAGATATCTAAAAGATGAATACTGAAAACAAAGGGTCAAATTGTGAAAACAAACCTCTTTGAAGCTTTGTCGGTACCAAAGTATAACCATTTGTTGAATTCTTCCAACAACTCAAGATTAACATCTTGACCAATAACACTAGTAAATGGGTGCTTCAGGTGAAAAATTGGAGGTCCAACCGAAGTACTGCCACCAAAACTGTATAAAGGGAGAAATGGTTATCGGGCATGCTTTACGGGCCCTTGTTCTACCTTGATGCACATTGTTGTTTCATCTTCGTTAGGCTCGCCGAACTTAACCAACTGGGAGACGTTATCTGGCAgctcaaaatcatcaagtgtaACCTCCTTCTTCTCACCTCTAGAGTCTTCCAAATCACCTACATTTACATACTCGGCTTCTTCACCTACATTAACATCTTCCTCATTCTTCTGTTCTCCTTGAATTGTTACTGTGACTCTGTGAATTGGAGATTGTGCATGCATATCTTCCCTCACTGTTACATTTAGTATAGCTAGCTTAATAGAATAGTAAAAAAATTGAAACAGAAGGAAAAATTTCTGTACAATTTCATATCTACATTTTCTTCATCAACTGCACCTTCAAAATGATAATATAAATCAATACATGCTGAAAGATTCTCATTATTTTCCATGTCATTCACATGCTCTATTTTTTCATTAAAGTATTTGAATTATAATAGATAGTAGTTGCTTGACATTTTTAGGAGATATGtaggtgtcacgaccccggttcgccctccatgaaccatcgtaacggcacctagtccctacgactaggtaagcctaataatgcgGAAATTAAACCaaattgcggaagaaaacaaataaaaccGTAATAGTGATAAAACATGGTTTAATAGTGCCGCTCGACATTCTACcataacatgcttcacataatacaattaaggcgggttaagcaaataagcaattaagtcaattaaacatgctttttctaagctaacagtaggcttaaatttGAAAGTAGTATAAAACAGAAAAAAAGGAACACACTTgaaattatttaaagaaaatcggatttttcaacaattagcacaagtacgcactcgtcacctcatgtacaaggcatttcaattaccaaatatatcaaatcctaagggaaggtcccctacacaaggttaggcaagccacttacctcgaatcagctcaaaatcaacctgaaaccacgtctttgccacgataCTCGACtttaaatggcccaaatctattcaattcaattgcataatgtaaataacacttcaagtaactgattctacaattaaattctaagctaatacacaaaattaggtaaaatgaccaaaacgcccctcaagaacacatctcagaatcgggtgaaatttatattttcagaattctcatactctcacgagtctatacataacaaaaatactaaaatcggagttcaattgaccccttaaatacccattttaaggtcttttaatctcaagccctaattatctattttcccaaaatttttcactactaattaggtctttaatcacataataatgagttatgaagtcaaaaatattaccttcgagtgattcccctttggttccctcaaaaatcaccctcaaaagcttcaatcccgttcaaaaatggtggaaaaatgaagaagggtcgcagatgggctatttaaatactgcccagatttaaccctacgcgatcgcagaaatacctatgcgatcgcataagacAACTTCCTCGGGCAACGTGATCGCGAccagctctatgcgatcgcacagAGCAAATTCCATCACCTCACTGCCACACCAagtccttctatgcgaacgcaagGGTCCTTATGCGAACGCAGTGACCAACAAGCtcaccctatgcgatcgcagttCACAAACCTGACCTCAActtaccctacgcgatcgcaatgaacaaatcactgctgcaaaaataccagaaaaccAACAATCTCTCAAAGGCCAAAAATGCCCGtttgagcatccgaaatacactcgaggcccctgagacctcaaccaaacctaccaatatatcccataacatcattcaaacttgttccaaccttcagaacgcttaaaacaacatcaaaacaccaatttagcatcagatttaagcctaagaacttcaaaaactctaaaaatacgctttcgatcaaaaagtctatcaaacctcgtccgaatgacctgaaattttgcacacacgtcacattcaacactacagagctactccaacttccagaattccatttcaaccctcggatcaaaatctcactatcgaaccggaaacttaaaaaattcaactttcggcatttcaaacctaaattagctacgaacctctaaaacacaatctgaatacggtcctaaccccgaaattacctcatggagctaacggaaccatcggaattccattccgaggctgtcttcatACTATtttgactacggtcaaatttttaaaacttaagctctcatttagggactaagtgtcccaaaactctccgaaactccaaataaaccctcccggcaactcacactagcagaaacaaacacgggaaaagcagttaaCGGGGGATCGgagtgttaattcttaagacgaccggtcgaGTCATCACAGTAGGTATATTATAGAGATCTACATAAATTTGTAGATCTGTGTAAATATATTGTATTTAATTGTATGTATATTTTAGATATGTTGTAAATATATTCTAATTAATTTGAAGTTGAAGATATGTTGTATGTATtatgtagataaattgtagttaatttgtagttaaaatgtatgtatttttgtatatACCTGTTTTGCTGCTGCTGACATGCAATGGTTCTCCACTAGTGCACTGAAATTGTTGATTGTTCTTTTCTTTTGGGTGGTCAGAATTTTTTGTAGAATTCCCagcaaattgaaaattttatattaGTTAGGATATCTATTTTATGAATAACAATATAACTTAGAGGtgacaaaaatagttttgttaaaTGAATAAACTAATAAATATTACCTTGGCATCAATATTATCATTTCGACTGTTTATCACCTGCAAAACAGACTTGATAGAGTCATTTAGTAGCGCTCGAAGGCTACCTAGTTCTTCAAAGACATCTTTCCTGAAAGATGCAAGATCCGAATCAACCtacatattaaaaatatagaGAGTTAGCTTCAAAATATGGCTTTAACATACATTAAAGAACATATGCAATTTTATGTATACATGTTACCTTCTCAAgaccttcttttaattttttaatttgtttaagaATAGACTTCTTGTCCTCTTTTCCAATTGACTCTCTAGGTTCCAATGGAGGAGTATCAACTTTCGGATCCTCAGAAATGTGTTCAACTTCTTCAAGTATGTACTCAACTTTATCAGGCAAAGACATCATAGAAAGCTCTTTAGTTGCTTCAGTTATGTTGGTGAACTGaatgaaaaaaaacaaattagCTTGACTAAACAGAATATGTATAcaaattgtagataatttgtattaaattgtatattcataaataaaaaccatttACCTTGATCCATTCAGGTTTGATCATTCTATCTTCAATTGCAGCTAACTATATCTTGTCCTTACTAGCTGACCAGTTAAGTATGCGAGAGATTGAATTAACAACTCTTATAGCTACATCAGTGTTGATGGTAGAACAACACTCATACAACCATACTTGCATAGCTAGTGCGAATCCTCAAATGAGATAAGAATGAACAAAAGGATTGAGCTTGTGCCTAACTGATTCAATCAACTGTTTGTAAGACTCAATACCCCATGGGTATGTTGCATACTGTTCGGAGTGCACCAAATAAAACCTAAAATGGTCTACCAACCCAACATTGTCTTTGTCTGAAGGACAAATGAAGAATTCTATGAGATACAAAATACATAACTTGACTGCGTACTCATCATTTACCCAGCTTTTGCTGGTTACAATCTGTTTTAGGTATGACTTCTCCACTTTTTTCTCGTTTGGAAAATAACTCCTCATTATCTTACTGTCATAATCCGGAGTGTAACCAAAGTCCGTCACTTGGGTAAAACATCTAAGACCAGTTATTAACGCAAACTCTCTCAAGCCAAAATTCAACCTCTAACCCTTTAACTCAGTTGAAAAATAGGAAGCACCAGATGCATTCAATTCATACTTCATTAGAAGATGAATAGCTTGGTTTTGCATACATATTTTGGGAATTGACAGCAAATAACCAAACCATGTCTTCTTGAAAAGATGTAAATCATTTGGAGACAATAACTCTTTAATTTGGCTAGGAATACTAGGGTCGGATAATGTCTGAAACCTAAGAACCCCATAATCAAC is a genomic window of Nicotiana tabacum cultivar K326 chromosome 16, ASM71507v2, whole genome shotgun sequence containing:
- the LOC107810499 gene encoding uncharacterized protein LOC107810499; this translates as MTSNIAESLNDVTKNARELPIVELLEYMRNLLERWTNEKLLKAKSTFTYLGFKFNKELDDNRTLSYKLRVRASKDYIHTVLDGVMHYIVCLENKRCSCGQFQLEELPCPHVLAALRYRDESFEQYRSPYYTRDNLLRTYEIQVNPLPDESKWNVPQHITEEVVNPPSGGKR